DNA from Terriglobales bacterium:
CGCGACAATGTCCAATTCGAGTACTGCGGACTCCTGCATCGCGCCGGCTCATTGTTCAACGAAGCGGACTTCACCGGCGACGAGAACGCCATCGTCGACTTCAAGTACTCGCCGTCGCCAAAGATCACCTGGTGGTTCGACCATCACCAGAGCGCCTTCCTCAC
Protein-coding regions in this window:
- a CDS encoding phosphoesterase, with amino-acid sequence MRVRVFFHDKCFDGTASAALFSRFYAERIRDNVQFEYCGLLHRAGSLFNEADFTGDENAIVDFKYSPSPKITWWFDHHQSAFLT